The following coding sequences lie in one Arachis hypogaea cultivar Tifrunner chromosome 4, arahy.Tifrunner.gnm2.J5K5, whole genome shotgun sequence genomic window:
- the LOC112797814 gene encoding SNF1-related protein kinase catalytic subunit alpha KIN10: MDGGRGATGVDMFLPNYKLGKTLGIGSFGKVKIAEHVLTGHKVAIKILNRRKIKNMEMEEKVRREIKILRLFMHPHIIRLYEVVETPTDIYVVMEYVKSGELFDYIVEKGRLPEDEARNFFQQIISGVEYCHRNMVVHRDLKPENLLLDSRRNVKIADFGLSNIMRDGHFLKTSCGSPNYAAPEVISGKLYAGPEVDVWSCGVILYALLCGTLPFDDENIPNLFKKIKGGIYTLPSHLSPGARDLIPRMLVVDPMKRMTIPEIRQHPWFQARLPRYLAVPPPDTMQQAKKIDEEILQEVVNMGFDRNQLVESLRNRMQNEGTVAYYLLLDNRFRVSSGYLGAEFQESMDSGFNQMHPSEVVSPVLGHRISSYMDNPGVGLRPQLPVERKWALGLQSRAHPREIMTEVLKALQELHVCWKKIGHYNMKCRWVAGIPGNHEGMANNHYFGDDSSIIENDAVSNTNVVKFEVQLYKTREEKYLLDLQRLQGPQFLFLDLCAAFLAQLRVL, encoded by the exons ATGGATGGAGGCCGCGGTGCTACCGGTGTGGATATGTTTCTTCCAAATTATAAACTTGGAAAAACACTTGGCATTGGATCCTTTGGCAAGGTGAAAATTGCAGAACATGTATTGACCGGTCATAAAGTTGCCATTAAGATTCTTAACCGTAGGAAGATAAAGAACATGGAAATGGAAGAAAAAG TGAGAAGAGAAATCAAAATTTTAAGACTGTTCATGCATCCTCACATTATTCGGCTTTACGAGGTTGTAGAAACTCCAACTGACATCTACGTTGTGATGGAATATGTGAAATCTGGAGAGCTCTTTGACTACATAGTAGAAAAGGGCAGGTTGCCAGAGGATGAAGCCCGCAATTTTTTTCAGCAG ATAATCTCTGGTGTGGAGTACTGTCACAGAAATATGGTGGTTCATAGAGACTTGAAGCCAGAGAATTTACTTTTGGACTCCAGGCGCAATGTCAAGATAGCAGATTTTGGCTTGAGCAACATCATGAGGGATGGTCACTTTCTTAAGACAAGCTGTGGAAGCCCTAACTATGCAGCTCCGGAG GTTATCTCTGGGAAATTGTATGCTGGACCTGAAGTAGATGTTTGGAGCTGTGGTGTAATTCTCTATGCCCTTCTTTGTGGCACCCTTCCTTTTGATGATGAAAACATACCTAATCTCTtcaagaaaataaag GGCGGGATATACACTCTTCCTAGTCATCTCTCACCTGGTGCTAGAGATTTGATACCAAGGATGCTTGTGGTTGATCCTATGAAGAGGATGACCATACCTGAGATCCGTCAACACCCATGGTTCCAGGCTCGTCTTCCTCGTTATTTAGCTGTGCCACCACCAGATACAATGCAACAAGCAAAAAAG ATTGATGAGGAGATCCTTCAGGAAGTAGTGAATATGGGATTTGACAGGAATCAGTTGGTTGAATCACTTCGCAACAGGATGCAAAATGAG GGTACTGTAGCATACTATTTGTTATTGGACAACAGATTCCGTGTTTCCAGTGGCTATCTTGGAGCTGAGTTTCAAGAGTCAATG GATTCTGGTTTTAACCAAATGCATCCCAGTGAAGTTGTTTCTCCAGTTCTTGGGCACCGCATTTCCAGCTATATGGATAACCCAGGTGTAGGATTGAGACCACAGTTGCCAGTTGAGAGAAAATGGGCACTTGGGCTTCAG TCTCGTGCCCACCCTCGTGAAATAATGACCGAGGTTCTCAAAGCCCTTCAAGAATTACATGTTTGTTGGAAGAAGATTGGGCACTACAACATGAAGTGCAGGTGGGTTGCTGGCATTCCTGGTAATCATGAAGGGATGGCTAACAATCACTACTTTGGAGATGATTCCAGCATTATTGAGAATGATGCTGTTTCTAATACCAATGTGGTCAAGTTTGAAGTGCAG CTTTACAAAACTCGGGAAGAAAAGTATCTGCTTGATCTTCAAAGGCTCCAAGGTCCACAGTTTCTCTTCTTGGATCTTTGTGCTGCTTTCCTTGCACAGCTTCGTGTTCTCTAG
- the LOC112795384 gene encoding CSC1-like protein HYP1 produces the protein MILSALLTSVGINFSLCFIFFTLYSILREQPGNIPVYASRLVSEDKLPEAQFNLGRRPTAGWMRRAWEPSEDELISNAGLDAFVFMRIFVFSVKVFTFGGIVGILILLPINFMGTQIRDDSDFPNKSLDSFSISNVNNGSKRLWIHFCAAYVFTAVVCILLYHEYAYISSKRIACFFSAKPEPHQFTILVRGIPVPPESNCQETVERFFMEYHPSTYLTNSVVRRSSKLQVLITDAERLYKRLTQLKHKDNSPNRYRRDGCFGIFGQKVDMVDQYEKTLGDIEDNVRIEQSSIEGKEVPAAFVSFKSRFGAATALKIQGGINPTNWITEKAPEPHDVYWPFFSVTFIRRWISKLVAFIAFIVLTILFLIPVALVQGLTHLDQLETMFPALKDILRTALVTQVITGYLPIQILHLFLSLVPQIMIILSSLQGHISWSQIQKSACTKVLWFTIWNLFFANVLSGSALYRLNIFLEPKEFPRVLAEAVPTQASFFIAYVVTSGWTNIALELFQSDRLFYNYIDRIFGGESDEDFEAPSIPYHREVPRILFFGLLGVTYFILAPLILPFLVVYFCVGYIIYRNQLLNVYIPKYQTGGEFWPTVHNYTIFSLLLMHIIVIGIFGLKKLPLASGLTLPLPILTFLFNEYCRKRFLPIFEAYPAECLIKKDRQDQEDQNMSEFYEKLANAYKDPALMPIKYSGMFLGHKHRSPLLQSSSEA, from the exons ATGATTCTCTCAGCTCTTCTAACTTCAGTTGGAATTAACTTTAGCTTGTGTTTTATATTTTTCACCTTATACTCTATACTGAGGGAGCAACCTGGCAATATTCCTGTCTATGCATCGCGCTTAGTTTCCGAAGATAAACTTCCAGAGGCTCAATTCAATTTGGGACGCCGGCCTACGGCTGGTTGGATGCGAAGAGCATGGGAGCCCTCTGAAGATGAACTTATTTCAAATGCAGGCCTAGATGCGTTTGTCTTCATGCGCATATTTGTCTTTAG TGTAAAAGTATTTACATTTGGAGGAATTGTtgggatactcattcttcttccaATTAATTTTATGGGGACTCAGATTCGTGATGATTCTGATTTTCCAAACAAGTCATTGGATTCCTTCAGTATTTCTAATGTTAACAATGGTTCAAAGAG GTTATGGATCCATTTTTGTGCTGCATATGTTTTCACCGCAGTTGTCTGCATTCTTCTTTATCAT GAATATGCATATATTTCATCAAAGAGaattgcatgcttcttttcagCCAAGCCTGAGCCTCATCAGTTTACCATATTAGTCCGAGGTATTCCAGTTCCACCAGAAAGCAACTGCCAAGAGACGGTTGAGCGCTTCTTCATGGAGTATCATCCTTCTACTTATCTTACAAACTCGGTTGTCCGTCGCAGCAGCAAACTTCAAGTTCTAATT ACTGATGCAGAGAGACTGTATAAAAGGCTTACCCAACTGAAACATAAAGATAATTCTCCAAATAGGTATCGGCGCGACGGATGTTTTGGAATATTCGGACAAAAAGTTGATATGGTAGATCAGTATGAAAAAACATTGGGAGACATAGAAGATAATGTGAGAATAGAGCAGTCTTCAATTGAAGGAAAG GAAGTTCCAGCTGCCTTTGTCTCATTTAAGTCGCGATTTGGTGCGGCGACAGCTTTGAAGATTCAAGGAGGCATCAATCCAACTAACTGGATAACCGAGAAAGCTCCCGAGCCTCACGATGTTTATTGGCCTTTCTTTTCTGTCACGTTTATTAGAAGATGGATCAGCAAGCTGGTGGCTTTTATAGCCTTCATTGTTCTTACCATTCTGTTTTTGATCCCAGTTGCACTAGTACAAGGTCTTACACATCTTGATCAGTTGGAAACCATGTTCCCTGCTCTGAAAGATATACTTAGAAC AGCACTTGTGACCCAAGTTATAACAGGATACCTTCCCATTCAGATTCTTCATTTGTTCTTGTCCTTGGTTCCGCAAATTATGATTATTCTTTCATCCTTGCAAGGACACATCTCATGGAGTCAAATACAAAAAAGTGCATGTACTAAAGTGTTGTGGTTTACCATATGGAACTTGTTCTTTGCAAATGTTCTATCAGGGTCGGCGCTCTATCGCTTGAACATCTTTCTCGAGCCTAAAGAGTTTCCAAGAGTATTGGCCGAAGCTGTACCGACACAG GCATCATTCTTTATAGCATATGTTGTAACATCTGGATGGACCAATATAGCATTGGAACTCTTTCAATCGGATCGACTTTTCTACAACTATATAGACAGAATTTTCGGAGGAGAAAGCGACGAGGACTTTGAGGCGCCATCGATCCCTTACCACAGAGAAGTTCCCAGGATTCTGTTCTTTGGACTTCTTGGTGTGACTTACTTCATCCTTGCTCCACTGATACTGCCATTTCTCGTAGTATACTTCTGTGTTGGATACATCATTTATCGCAACCAG CTTCTAAATGTGTATATCCCAAAGTATCAAACTGGAGGAGAATTTTGGCCTACAGTGCACAACTACACAATCTTTTCATTGTTGCTGATGCATATCATAGTGATAGGGATATTTGGGCTGAAAAAGCTTCCTTTAGCATCTGGCTTGACTCTTCCTCTTCCAATTCTCACATTTCTGTTCAATGAGTACTGCCGGAAAAGATTCCTTCCTATATTCGAGGCCTATCCGGCCGAA TGTTTGATCAAGAAGGACAGACAGGATCAAGAAGATCAAAACATGTCTGAATTTTATGAAAAGTTGGCCAATGCATATAAGGATCCAGCTCTGATGCCAATCAAATATTCTGGAATGTTTCTTGGTCACAAACACAGGTCTCCACTACTTCAAAGTTCATCAGAAGCTTAA
- the LOC112797815 gene encoding ethylene-responsive transcription factor ERN1-like gives MARKRKVAEAIEEENMESWHEMIKEGGALGESTRRSRKRFVGVRQRPSGRWVAEIKDTIQKIRVWLGTFDTAEEAARAYDEAAWILRGSNTRTNFNPCYPRSSSNPALSSKIANLLLQRLKAKNNIISCSNLSTTHQQDHQADVYGAESKAFSIDQFADFLYDPEACSASNNKFSDNIEQIACITSSFESCLTEKDAKRDKEMDATQTSSIDSNSRVKNEEEIEEEEEGLIVEDFRFLDENSIVSSSYCYSPFEIVEEMEEPVEAENYDGDDEPSMMKAIMNRMKYERKFSASLYAFNGIHDYECLKLKLQSGNIKSRTGISDQISKLNKACSKNKNEVNKEEDEKEKEKESIDGDLLFWNSLNLPNIF, from the coding sequence atggcaaggaagAGAAAGGTTGCTGAagcaattgaagaagaaaacatggaatCATGGCATGAAATGATCAAAGAAGGTGGAGCATTAGGAGAATCTACAAGAAGATCAAGAAAGAGGTTTGTTGGTGTGAGACAAAGGCCATCAGGAAGATGGGTGGCTGAGATCAAAGATACCATTCAGAAGATCAGAGTTTGGTTAGGAACTTTTGATACTGCTGAAGAAGCTGCAAGAGCCTATGATGAAGCAGCTTGGATCCTCCGCGGATCCAATACTCGAACCAACTTCAATCCTTGCTATCCTCGTTCCTCTTCAAATCCTGCTCTTTCCTCAAAGATTGCAAATCTCCTCCTTCAAAGGCTTAAAGCAAAGAATAATATCATCTCTTGTTCTAATCTTAGTACTACTCACCAACAAGATCATCAAGCTGATGTGTATGGAGCAGAGTCGAAAGCTTTCTCGATTGATCAATTCGCAGATTTCCTTTATGATCCTGAAGCTTGTAGCGCAAGCAACAACAAATTTAGTGATAATATTGAACAAATTGCTTGCATCACTAGTAGTTTCGAATCGTGTTTAACAGAGAAAGATGCAAAAAGGGATAAAGAAATGGATGCAACACAAACATCAAGCATTGACTCGAATTCAAGAGTGAAAAATGAGGAAgaaatcgaagaagaagaagaaggtttgATTGTTGAGGATTTCAGGTTCTTGGATGAGAATTCTATTGTTTCATCAAGTTACTGTTATTCTCCTTTTGAGATTGTTGAAGAGATGGAGGAGCCTGTGGAGGCAGAGAactatgatggtgatgatgagccTTCAATGATGAAAGCTATAATGAACAGAATGAAGTATGAGAGAAAGTTCTCAGCTTCTCTCTATGCCTTCAATGGGATACATGATTATGAGTGCTTGAAGTTGAAGCTTCAGTCAGGGAACATAAAGAGTAGAACAGGAATTTCAGATCAAATTAGCAAACTTAACAAGGCTTGCAGCAAGAACAAAAATGAGGTTAATAAGGAGGAAGAtgaaaaggaaaaggagaaggAATCCATTGATGGAGATTTGTTGTTTTGGAACTCCCTTAATCTCCCTAATATTTTCTAA
- the LOC112797813 gene encoding vesicle transport v-SNARE 13, whose amino-acid sequence MSTVFEGYERQYCELSANLSKKCTVAASLDGEQKKQKVSEVKTGIDEAEALIRKMDLEARSLQPNVKAVVLAKLREYKSDLNNIKSEVKKIVAGNLNPSARDELLESSMVYVVTASADQRERLMASTERLNKSGDRIEESRRTMFETEDLGVSILQDLHAQRQSLLHANNTLHGVDDNVGKSKKILSNISRRMSRNKWIITTIVIVLVLVIASILYFKLSK is encoded by the exons ATGAGTACCGTGTTCGAAGGATATGAACGACAGTACTGCGAGCTTTCTGCTAATCTATCAAAGAAATGCACTGTAGCTGCTTCTCTTGATGGAG aacaaaagaagcaaaaagttTCTGAAGTAAAGACTGGAATTGATGAGGCAGAAGCTTTG ATTCGAAAAATGGACCTTGAGGCAAGAAGTTTGCAGCCGAACGTTAAGGCCGTAGTTCTTGCTAAGTTGCGGGAGTATAAATCAGATCTGAACAATATTAAAAGCGAAGTTAAGAAAATTGTAGCCGGTAACTTGAACCCTTCTGCTAGGGATGAGTTGTTGGAATCAAGCATGGTATATGTTGTGACG GCATCAGCTGATCAAAGAGAAAGATTAATGGCATCAACTGAGAGGTTGAACAAGTCTGGTGACAGAATTGAGGAAAGTAGAAGAACAATGTTTGAGACAGAAGATCTTGGAGTTTCTATTCTTCAAGATTTGCATGCACAGCGACAGTCTCTACTGCATGCAAATAACACG CTTCATGGAGTAGATGATAATGTAGGCAAGAGCAAGAAAATTTTGTCCAACATATCAAGAAGGATGAGCAGGAACAAGTGGATTATTACCACCATTGTTATTGTCCTGGTTCTTGTTATAGCCTCGATCCTGTACTTTAAACTTTCTAAGTAG
- the LOC112797812 gene encoding pentatricopeptide repeat-containing protein At5g48910-like: protein MQNGILASTLAHMAETCTSMRDLKVLHARAFCASLHHHPLVLAKLFRFAAVSPFGDLSYAHRMFDHMPQPTTTFFYNLLIRGHSNSTSIPSYPTYFFNLMRQKGIFPDGFSFTFLLKSTSKTNLLPSSVHGAVLKAGFCCHLYVQNALLHAYAAKGMSLTTRRVFEEALRVGLEVDVVSWSGLLVAHARAGELEIARRVFDEMPERDVVSWTTMLSAYSQAKLPQEALELFWEMRHTEVRPDEVTMVSVISACTNLGDIETGRMVHEYIEQNGFMWMVALCNSLIDMYGKCGCLEMAWHVFNGMRRRSLITWNTMISTCANHGNANDAFGLFEWMIRSGVVPDGVTLLALLVAYTHKGLVDEGIRLFESMKREYRIEPRIEHYGAMVDMLGRSGRLQEAYDLLTSIPIPCNDVIWGALLGACRIHGDVEIAEKVIKKLLELKPDEGGYYILLRDIYVAAGRPVEANGMREAMLASGARKTPGCSWVDA, encoded by the coding sequence ATGCAAAATGGCATACTTGCATCAACACTTGCCCACATGGCAGAAACCTGCACTTCCATGCGGGACCTCAAGGTCCTCCATGCCCGCGCCTTCTGCGCCTCCCTCCATCACCATCCTCTCGTCCTTGCCAAGCTTTTCCGCTTCGCTGCAGTGTCGCCCTTCGGGGACTTGTCCTATGCCCACCGCATGTTTGATCATATGCCTCAACCAACCACCACCTTCTTCTACAACCTTCTCATCCGTGGCCACTCCAACAGCACTTCCATCCCTTCGTATCCCACCTATTTTTTTAACCTTATGCGCCAAAAGGGTATCTTTCCAGATGGGTTTTCCTTCACCTTCTTGCTTAAATCCACCTCCAAGACCAACCTCCTTCCTAGTTCAGTTCACGGTGCCGTTTTGAAGGCCGGGTTTTGCTGCCACCTTTATGTGCAGAATGCATTGTTACATGCTTATGCAGCAAAGGGGATGAGTTTGACGACAAGGAGGGTGTTTGAGGAGGCTTTAAGAGTGGGATTAGAGGTTGATGTTGTGTCCTGGTCAGGCTTACTTGTCGCACACGCAAGAGCAGGGGAGCTAGAAATTGCGCGAcgggtgtttgatgaaatgcctgaGAGGGATGTAGTCTCGTGGACCACAATGTTATCCGCGTATTCCCAGGCCAAGCTTCCACAGGAAGCGTTGGAGTTGTTTTGGGAGATGAGGCATACTGAGGTGAGGCCGGATGAGGTTACCATGGTGAGCGTGATTTCGGCTTGCACAAATTTGGGAGACATAGAGACAGGGAGGATGGTGCATGAGTACATAGAGCAGAATGGGTTTATGTGGATGGTTGCACTCTGCAATTCCCTGATCGATATGTATGGGAAGTGTGGATGCTTGGAGATGGCGTGGCATGTATTCAACGGCATGAGGAGGAGAAGCTTGATCACATGGAACACAATGATTTCTACGTGCGCAAACCATGGTAATGCCAATGATGCATTTGGGTTGTTTGAGTGGATGATTCGTTCTGGGGTTGTGCCAGATGGGGTGACACTTCTGGCGCTTTTAGTTGCATATACTCATAAGGGTTTGGTCGATGAAGGGATTAGGCTGTTTGAGAGCATGAAAAGAGAGTATCGAATTGAACCCAGGATTGAGCACTACGGCGCCATGGTGGATATGCTGGGACGTTCCGGGAGGCTACAGGAGGCATATGATCTCCTTACAAGCATTCCTATTCCCTGCAATGATGTGATTTGGGGAGCACTGCTTGGTGCTTGCAGGATTCATGGTGATGTAGAAATAGCAGAGAAGGTTATAAAGAAATTATTGGAGTTGAAGCCGGATGAAGGGGGATACTATATTCTTCTCCGTGACATCTATGTTGCTGCCGGCCGACCGGTTGAAGCGAACGGGATGAGGGAAGCCATGTTAGCCAGTGGAGCAAGAAAAACTCCTGGCTGTAGTTGGGTGGATGCATGA
- the LOC112794476 gene encoding SNF1-related protein kinase catalytic subunit alpha KIN10-like has protein sequence MDGGAEMFIGNYKLGKVIGHGCFGKVRIAQHLSTGHKVAIKILNRHKLNQIKMEDKVRREIKVLRVLMHPHIVRLYEVVETLTDIYVVMEYAESGDLNDYIIIQKDRLPEDEARKFFQQIISGVEYCHRNMVVHRDLKPDNLLLNSKGNIKIADFGFCNIMRDGHPLTTSCGSPLYAAPEVVSGKPYAGPEVDVWSCGVILYALLCAHLPFEDDNVPNLFKKIKGGIYSVPRHVSGGARDLIKGMLVVDPMKRLTIPAIRQHPWFRLHLPPYLAFPPPPHTNQQQNKIIDEEVLQEVVNKGFNKNQLVESLQNNIQNEGTVAYSLLLDNKICDSNGYLGPKFQESMDLDFNRILSREVVSSVVGPCFSRSMNNPRVSLRPQFSVERKWALGLQSGAHPREIISEVLKALRELQVCWKKIGHYNIKCLWVNNHDFGDYGSNNVDNDIATSSASNVIKFEVQLYKTAEGKYLLDLQRVQGPQLLYLDLCVAFLVKLRVL, from the exons ATGGATGGAGGTGCAGAAATGTTTATTGGGAATTATAAATTAGGAAAAGTGATTGGACATGGATGTTTTGGTAAGGTTAGAATTGCTCAACATTTATCAACTGGTCATAAAGTTGCTATCAAAATCCTTAACCGTCACAAGCTCAACCAAATCAAAATGGAAGACAAAG TGAGAAGAGAAATAAAAGTTCTAAGAGTGTTGATGCATCCTCACATCGTGCGGCTTTATGAGGTTGTAGAAACTTTAACTGACATTTATGTTGTTATGGAATATGCCGAATCTGGAGACCTCAATGATTACATAATCATACAAAAAGATAGATTGCCAGAGGATGAAGCTCGCAAATTTTTTCAGCAg ATAATCAGTGGAGTGGAGTACTGTCACAGGAATATGGTGGTACATAGAGACCTGAAGCCAGATAATTTACTTTTAAACTCTAAAGGTAATATCAAAATTGCAGATTTTGGGTTTTGCAACATCATGAGAGATGGTCACCCTCTTACTACAAGTTGTGGAAGCCCCCTCTATGCAGCTCCAGAG GTTGTGTCGGGGAAACCGTATGCAGGACCAGAAGTAGATGTTTGGAGCTGTGGAGTAATTCTATACGCTCTTCTTTGTGCTCACCTTCCTTTTGAAGATGACAATGTTCCAAATCTCTTTAAGAAAATTAAG GGTGGGATATACAGTGTTCCTCGTCATGTATCAGGTGGTGCTAGAGATTTGATAAAAGGGATGCTGGTGGTTGATCCAATGAAAAGGTTGACTATACCTGCCATCCGTCAACACCCATGGTTTAGACTTCATCTACCTCCATATTTAGCTTTTCCACCACCACCTCATACCAACCAACAACAAAACAAG ATTATTGATGAGGAAGTCCTTCAAGAAGTGGTGAATAAAGGATTCAACAAGAATCAATTGGTTGAATCACTTCAAAACAATATACAAAATGAGGGTACTGTAGCATACTCTTTGTTATTGGACAACAAGATATGTGATTCCAATGGCTACCTTGGACCAAAGTTTCAAGAATCAATG GATTTGGATTTTAACCGCATCCTTTCAAGGGAAGTTGTTTCTTCCGTTGTTGGTCCCTGCTTTTCAAGATCTATGAACAATCCAAGAGTATCATTGAGACCACAGTTCTCTGTTGAGAGAAAATGGGCCCTTGGGCTTCAG TCTGGTGCCCATCCTCGCGAGATAATAAGCGAGGTCCTTAAAGCTCTACGAGAATTACAAGTTTGTTGGAAGAAAATTGGGCATTACAACATCAAGTGTTTGTGGGTTAATAATCATGACTTTGGAGATTATGGTTCCAACAATGTTGACAATGATATTGCTACTTCCTCTGCTTCAAATGTGATCAAATTTGAAGTGcag CTTTACAAAACTGCAGAAGGAAAATATCTGCTTGATCTTCAAAGGGTTCAAGGTCCACAGCTTCTTTACTTGGATCTTTGTGTTGCCTTCCTTGTCAAGCTTCGTGTCCTCTAA
- the LOC112797811 gene encoding transmembrane emp24 domain-containing protein p24delta7, which yields MWNSIHLHLHHLLLLIVVVAPSLLLCSLVESVQLELKSGHTKCISEEISDNAMSVGNYIIVNPNEGHPIPNSHKITVRVSSPRGISYHYAETVDSGTFWFNSKEAGDYTACFWAIDHTPAVTLIIDFDWKSGVTIKDWSKVAKKGHVEAMELELKKLFDTLSNIHYEMLYLRKREEQMQELNKMTNKKMFTFSLLSLLVCLSVAGLQLWHLKLYFVRKKVL from the exons ATGTGGAATTctattcatcttcatcttcatcatcttcttctcctTATAGTGGTTGTTGCACCTTCCTTGTTACTTTGCAGCTTGGTGGAATCGGTGCAGTTGGAGCTGAAATCGGGGCACACGAAGTGCATATCGGAGGAAATCAGCGACAATGCCATGAGTGTCGGCAATTACATCATTGTTAACCCAAACGAAGGGCATCCCATACCCAATTCTCACAAGATCACTGTCAGG GTGAGTTCACCTCGAGGGATCAGTTATCACTATGCTGAAACAGTGGATTCTGGTACTTTCTGGTTTAATTCCAAAGAGGCTGGTGACTACACCGCTTGTTTTTGGGCAATTGATCACACTCCGGCGGTAACTTTGATCATTGATTTTGACTGGAAAAGTGGGGTCACTATCAAAGACTGGTCCAAGGTTGCTAAAAAAGGACATGTTGAA GCAATGGAACTCGAGTTGAAAAAGTTATTTGATACTCTCTCGAACATCCACTATGAGATGCTTTATCTTCGTAAAAG GGAAGAACAGATGCAAGAACTTAACAAAATGACGAACAAGAAGATGTTTACGTTCAGCTTACTTTCATTATTGGTTTGCTTGTCTGTGGCTGGTTTGCAACTATGGCATTTGAAGTTATATTTTGTGAGAAAGAAGGTCCTCTGA